The following proteins come from a genomic window of Misgurnus anguillicaudatus chromosome 10, ASM2758022v2, whole genome shotgun sequence:
- the LOC141367265 gene encoding uncharacterized protein translates to MDLFLSNAFLSFDTVLNTGPLSEFGKAAGSVNPCGGVEMDSPANAGAKSPTVFEQDMDLFLSDTFLSFDTILNTGPLSEFGKAAGSVNPCGGVEEMEKVSPAYAEAKSPTMLGRSQDSGMDFVLPCALPESVLNIGSLLDRRAGRGKEFTPTFDEANSPIDSNISPDQRKTYFDRAWRGKVEPVPAPQLEADPAIPDVREVVDLAFWSKTKIGQKKQKASKSRLFDLQEEKTVVQAQHVEADSAIPVGMDVADFACPESNICIRTEKRKTLKSLLFDRFRRGNLESVPTPQLDADLANPVGMDGADLACHEAKTKIRPDKRMSKKCCFLDCFRRSNVESVPTPQLDADLASRELNPHISFPAITATNASLQKLGAVPPNFGLKGGGNSDPKRPENPRPKAIGNPRNPVPKDAGNPVPKDAGNPKPKDAGNPVRKDVKVVRPKTSNLFKKQSKKKPTDPEPGPSVTTETLESKYQLLEMDVLGHGSFGVVFKGIRQTDGNLVAIKQIMKQEKKDRYIQIPGYPQPLLTEIALMLKLREGYRCPNIIEMYDWYETSEMFSIVMEYPQESESLFRFAHKHKLSENAARHLMYQAVKAVEHCLLNDVIHTDIHAGNFLVQKKTMKLKLIDFGLGHVFNCDGHGHLSRSDGHGHLVGCDGHDSKDFIGAAHSTPPEVHTSKQFFAMPANAWALGVLLYFMMHGAYPQIWD, encoded by the exons ATGGATTTATTCCTATCGAATGCTTTTCTGAGCTTTGACACTGTCCTTAACACTGGACCGTTGTCAGAATTCGGGAAAGCTGCCGGTAGTGTGAATCCGTGTGGAGGAGTTGAGATGGATTCTCCTGCAAATGCTGGGGCGAAAAGCCCAACAG TGTTTGAGCAAGATATGGATTTATTCCTATCGGATACTTTTCTGAGCTTTGACACTATCCTTAACACTGGACCGTTGTCAGAATTCGGGAAAGCTGCCGGTAGTGTGAATCCGTGTGGAGGAGTTGAGGAGATGGAGAAAGTTTCTCCTGCATATGCTGAGGCAAAAAGCCCAACAA TGTTGGGAAGGAGTCAAGATAGTGGAATGGATTTTGTCCTGCCGTGTGCTTTGCCTGAGAGTGTCCTGAACATCGGATCTCTGTTAGACAGACGCGCCGGTAGAGGAAAGGAGTTTACTCCTACTTTTGATGAGGCGAACAGCCCAATAG ACAGTAACATCAGTCCTGACCAACGAAAGACGTACTTTGACCGGGCCTGGAGGGGCAAAGTGGAGCCAGTGCCGGCTCCACAGCTTGAAGCCGATCCAGCTATCCCTGATGTTAGGGAAGTGGTTGATCTGGCATTCTGGTCAAAGACTAAGATTGGTCAGAAGAAACAGAAGGCTTCGAAGAGCCGTTTATTTGACCTCCAGGAAGAAAAGACTGTTGTTCAAGCGCAACATGTCGAGGCAGATTCAGCTATTCCTGTTGGTATGGATGTTGCTGATTTTGCATGCCCCGAATCGAATATATGTATTCGTACGGAAAAACGAAAGACTTTGAAGAGTCTCTTATTTGACCGTTTCCGGAGGGGCAATCTGGAGTCAGTGCCGACTCCACAGCTTGACGCCGATCTTGCTAATCCTGTTGGAATGGATGGTGCTGATCTGGCCTGCCATGAGGCAAAAACTAAGATTCGTCCGGACAAACGAATGTCAAAGAAGTGTTGCTTCCTTGACTGCTTCCGGAGGAGCAATGTAGAGTCAGTGCCGACTCCACAGCTCGATGCCGATCTGGCCAGTCGTGAGTTAAATCCTCACATTAGTTTTCCTGCCATCACTGCAACTAATGCCAGCCTACAAAAGTTAGGTGCCGTTCCACCCAATTTCGGGTTAAAAGGTGGTGGAAATTCAGACCCAAAAAGACCTGAAAATCCAAGACCAAAAGCAATCGGAAATCCCCGAAATCCTGTCCCAAAAGATGCTGGAAATCCTGTCCCGAAAGATGCTGGAAATCCTAAACCAAAAGATGCTGGAAATCCCGTCCGAAAAGATGTAAAAGTTGTTAGGCCAAAAACttcaaatctttttaaaaagcaaagcAAGAAGAAACCAACCGATCCCGAGCCAGGTCCCTCAGTGACTACAG AGACTTTGGAGTCTAAATATCAACTCTTAGAGATGGATGTGCTTGGGCACGGTAGCTTTGGCGTAGTGTTCAAAGGGATCCGACAAACGGATGGGAATCTG GTTGCCATCAAGCAAATTATGAAACAAGAGAAGAAGGACAGATATATTCAGATT CCTGGATATCCCCAACCGCTGCTAACAGAAATAGCATTAATGCTTAAGTTAAGAGAAGGTTACCGTTGCCCGAATATCATCGAGATGTATGACTGGTATGAGACCAGCGAAATGTTCTCAATTGTGATGGAGTATCCTCAGGAGAGCGAATCCTTGTTTAGGTTTGCtcataaacacaaactgagTGAAAATGCAGCACGACATCTAATGTATCAGGCCGTAAAAGCGGTTGAACACTGCCTGCTTAATGATGTCATCCATACGGACATACATGCGGGGAACTTCTTGGTGCAGAAGAAAACTATGAAGTTAAAGTTAATTGACTTTGGGCTTGGACATGTATTTAACTGTGATGGCCATGGACATCTATCTAGGAGTGATGGCCATGGACATCTAGTTGGGTGTGATGGCCATGATTCCAAGGACTTTATAG GAGCTGCACATTCCACACCGCCTGAGGTTCATACAAGTAAGCAATTCTTTGCCATGCCAGCAAACGCCTGGGCCTTAGGTGTTTTGCTATATTTCATGATGCATGGAGCTTACCCCCAAATATGGGACTAG